The following coding sequences are from one Hippopotamus amphibius kiboko isolate mHipAmp2 chromosome 9, mHipAmp2.hap2, whole genome shotgun sequence window:
- the LOC130860062 gene encoding LOW QUALITY PROTEIN: prostate and testis expressed protein 1-like (The sequence of the model RefSeq protein was modified relative to this genomic sequence to represent the inferred CDS: substituted 1 base at 1 genomic stop codon), with translation MDKSLLLGLPILLCCFRAVXDPLSLPLPYSLVQIIAIIQCRVCHLQFPGEKCSRGRGVCTATVEEACTTGRIFRNDGTLWLTFRGCLKNCANVNNIKWSVYLVNFRCCRSRNLCNEDL, from the exons ATGGACAAGTCCCTCCTGCTGGGACTCCCCATCCTCCTCTGCTGCTTTAGAG CAGTGTGAGACCCGCTCTCACTTCCACTTCCCTACTCTCTGGTCCAAATTATAGCAATTATTCAGTGTAGGGTGTGCCACCTCCAGTTTCCGGGGGAGAAGTGTTCCAGAGGCAGAGGAGTATGTACTGCAACGGTGGAAGAGGCTTGCACCACCGGGAGGATTTTCAGAA ATGATGGTACTCTCTGGTTAACCTTCAGGGGCTGCCTAAAGAACTGTGCTAATGTAAACAATATAAAATGGAGTGTCTACTTGGTGAACTTCAGGTGCTGCAGGAGCCGTAACTTGTGCAATGAGGACCTCTAG